TCTTCGGGAATGTTGGCCTTGTCCAGCTTGTTGGTCTCCTTGTGCAGATGCGGATAGTGCCGGCACCACGCAAACAAGATTTTGCGCCCGTCGTAAGACAAGGTGGGCCGCAGAAAACTCCCCGGCGCCGTGAACGCCGTGGTCAGGCACACCTCCTCCGGCGACTCGCTCTTGAAGTGGCGCAACAAATAAATGCCACCCCCCGGCCTGCTCCACCACCCATAATACTGGTCCGACATGTGATTGAATGAAGCCGGCGCCCGCTTGTTGAACACCAGCGTGTCAAAATCCAGCAGCGGATTCGCCAGCGCAATCTCCCGCTGCACCCACCGCGCCGCCAGGTAATGCTCCCGCGTGTAGGCGCGCGCAGGCACGGCGGCATAATCGGCCAGCAACCGTTGCAATCGCGCCTCCAGCGCCCGGGTGTCCACCCCCTCCTGCCGCAGTTCCCCCAGCCGCAGCCGGCAGTAGGCGTGCACCCGCTCCGTCATCGCCCGCCAGTCCGGCTCCTGCGGCGCCAGATGGTTCTGGGACCAGCGCGACAGGCTGGATTGTTTGGCCGGCCGGCGCAGCGCCACGTTTTGCCGGGGATGCGTGCTGGTGAACACCTCAATTTCATCAAGATGCAAAAACCCCCGCGCCGGCAACTGCACGCGCACATACCGCGCCCGCTCGCCATTGAGTTTGATGTCCAGCGGCTTGCGGTCCGCGTGGCCCTTGAACACCCGCCCGTCGTGCGCGTACACCCGCCGCCATTGCTGGCCATCCAGCGACAAGTGCACCTCCAGCTCCCGCGCCCGTTCGGCCGCCTCGGTGCGATTCCAAATCACCACCTGCCCCAGCGTGTGAATCTGCTGCAAATCCACCTGCCACCAGGGCGTGGCATCCTCCCCCGTGTGAAAACCCCAGCCCCCGTTGATGACCCCGTCACAACCGCCGGCGGCGTCCGCCTCGCAGGTGAGATTGGTGTGCTGCGCCACCGCCAAATCCGCATAAGCCTCCGCCAGATAATTGGACGCAACCAATTGCCGCCATGCCCCCGCCTCCAGCCGCGTTGCCGGCGCCTCCGCCAGCAACTGCCACGCCACCCAGCCCATGCCTGCGGCCAGCAGCCATCCGCACCCACGCCTTTGAGTCACGCGCATAAGGTCGCCTGTCCCCCCGCCATCGGCCCACGAGCCCTGCGGGAAGTCTGCCTCATGCTACGGAATCCTCGGGAGAGGGACAAGCCGGATGTGCGGGGCCGCTGACCAACACCACAAATTCACCCTTGAGCGGCCGCTGCCGGGCGCGCTCCAACAGCTCCGCCGGCCGCCCGCGCAGCACTTCTTCAAACTTCTTGGTCAATTCCCGCGCCAGCACCACCTCCCGCTCCGGGCAAACCTCGGCCAGCTCCTCAAGCAGCCGCTGGATGCGAAACGGCGATTCATACAGCACCAACGTGCCCGGCACTCCGCCCAACGCCTCCAGCCGCTTGCGCCGCGCCCCGCTTTTGTGCGGCAAAAAGCCCACAAAATGAAACTCGTCCGTCGGCAGCCCGCTCACCGTCAATGCCGCCACCAGCGCGCACGGCCCGGGCACGGCTTCCACCCGATAACCCGCCGCCCGCGCCGCCCGCACCACCCGCTCCCCCGGGTCGCTGATGCCCGGACTGCCGGCGTCGGTGACGAGCGCCACCTTCTCCCCCCGGGCCAGCCGCTCCAAAATGGCCTCGCTCCGCCGCGCCTCATTAAACTTGAAGCAACTGATGAGCGGCTTGCGAATGCCATAATGTTGCAACAACCGCGCCGAATGCCGCGTGTCCTCCGCCGCCACCACATCGCATTCCCGCAACACCCGCAGCGCGCGCAGGGTGATATCCTCCAGATTCCCAATCGGCGTGGCCACCAGGTACAACGTGCCGGGCGTCAGGGGCGGCAGCTCTGCCGTCGGCGCTGGGGCGGCCTCGCTCATGTCCGGGCAGAAATGGAATTTTCCAGAATCGCCCACACCGCTGGCACCGTCTGGGCCGGGTCATGATGCACCATCCCCTGCCACCCCCGGGCCACGCCCGCCGCCACATTCTCCGGCCGGTCATCCAGATAAAGAATCTCCGCCCCCCGGCAGCCGGAGCGCTGCTCCAGCGTCTCATACATGGGCGGATGCGGTTTCATGCTGCGGATTTCGTAGGAATAAATGTAGCCGGTGAACTTCCGGAAAAACTCAAAATCCTCATATACGCACCGCGCCGCAATGTCATTGGTGTTGCTGAACAGCCACGTCGGATAACCCCGGGCGCGAATCTCCTCCAACAGCTCCACCATCGGCGCGATGGGCACGAAAATATGCCCCAGCCAGTGCTCGAAATATTCACGCGTGCCGCGGTAACCGGTGGCCCGGCAAAAGCCGGTATAAAACAATTCGGAGGAAATGGCGCTGATTTCATATTGAACCAGCCAGCCATCCGCAAACAGAAACCGGTAGATTTCCTCGGCGGAAGCGCTCGCGTGCTCCGCCAGCGCCCGGGCGGAGTCGCGGTAATCAAAATCCACCAGCACATTCCCCAAATCAAAAACCACAATTTTCGGTTTCATGCCCTTGCGTTACTCCACTCGGCGGCGCCCCTCCAGCGCGCGGGACAACGTGATTTCATCGGCAAACTCCAGCCCCGCTCCCGCCGGCAGCCCCTGCGCCAGCCGCGTGACCGGCACCCCCTGACCCGCCAGCCGCCGGGCCAGATAATAACAGGTGGCGTCGCTCTCCACGTCGCTGCCCAGGGCCAACACCACTTCCTTCACCCTGCCCTCCGCCAACCGCGCCTCCAGCTCCGCAATCCGCAAATCCTCCGGCTCCACGCCGGTGGTGGGTGAGAGCCGCCCTCCCAACACATGATACAAACCGCGATACGCCCCCGCCTTCTCCAGCCGCAAAATGTCCACCGGCGTTTCCACCACGCACAACAGCGCGGCATCCCGCCGGGGGTCCGCACACAGCGCGCATGGCTGGATTTCGGTCAGGCCGCCGCATTGCGCGCAGGCCTGCACCTTCTCGCGCGCTTCCACCAGGGCCGCCGCCAGCAACTTCACCGCTTCCGGCTCCCGCTGCACCAGATGCAACGCCAGCCGCTCGGCCGTACGCGGCCCGATGCCGGGCAACTGGCCCAACGCCCCCACCAGCCGTTGCAGCGATTCAGGCAATGCGCCCATGCCAATGTCTCATCCGCACGCCCCCCTTCCACCCCGGGCGCCTCACGTCAAGCCGGGCAGGTTGAAGCCGGCGGTCACTTTCTGCATTTCCGTTTCGTTGATTTTCCGCGCCTGGTCCAGAGCCTGATTCACCGCCGTCAGCACCAGGTCTTCCAGCACCTCGGCATCGCCCGGATTCAGCGTCTGCGGGTCCAGCCGGATGGACTTCAGCCGCCCGTCGCACGTCGCCACCGCCTTCACCGCGCCCCCGCCACTCGTCGCCTCCACGGTCTGCTGGGCCAGTTGCTGTTGGATGGCGGTGATCTGCTGCTGCATCCGCGCCGCCTGCTTCATGAGTTTGCCAATGCTCGACATGGTTGAAAAAAATCTCGCTTAGGATTGATGCTCAAGTATTCCCCGATGGATGGACCACCTGCCGCAACATGCCCCGAAACAGCTCCAGCGCCCGGGCAATTTCCGGATCATTCTTATAGTCATTCAAATTCTTGGGCGCACCCTTGGGCGCCGCCGCCGGGGCCGCCGCCGATGCACCCGCCTCGGCTGGCGCGGACGCCGTCACCGCCGGCAACGGGGCCGCAGGCGGACTCGCCTCGATGAACTTCAGCCGCACGTCCGGCCACCCCAGGGCCGCCAGCCGCTGCACCAGCCACGCCCGATGCGCATCCCCACTGGCCAATACCATATTGGCCTTGTTATCGGGCGCAAAACCAATGACCAAATCCCCCCGCTCAAAGGAAACGGGAAACGCCAGCGCAAACGAGGAATACAACATGGGGCGCTGCTCCCGCATCTCCGCCAGCAACCGCCCCCACAGCTCCTGCAACGCCGTCCCCGCCACCGGCTCGTTGGCGGCTCGCGCCTGCGGCGGTGGCGCCCCCGAAGGCGGATTGGCCGGTGCTGCCGCCGGCGCCGGTCGTGAGGCCCGGCCCGTTTGCGCCTCCACCGCCGCGCGCAACGAACCCGCAGGCGGGGCCGCTGCGGAGGCCGGCGCCTCACTGGCCCCGCCCGCCGCCGCCTCCGTGCGCAGTCGCTGCAACTGCTGCAACACCGCCTCCAAACTCACCGCCTGCCGCGCCTGACAGGCCTTCCACAACGCCAGCTCGATGAGTATCTTGCGCGAGGCCGCCTCCCGCAGTTGCAGCTCGCACTCGCTCAACACCTCCATGATGCGCGTCAGCGTGTCCGTCGTCACCCCCGCCAACTGCGGCTTCATGGCTTCCCATTCCGCCTCAGACACCTCCAGCAGGCTGCGGTCCCCCTGGGACACCTGATAAATCAACAAATTGCGGAAATGCCGCAACAAATCGCCCACCAGCCGCGCCAGGTCCTTGCCCGCCTGCGCCGCCGCGTCCAGCTCGCGCATGGCCTGAACCGCGTCCCCGGCCAGCACGGCCCCCGCCATGGACAACAATTGCGACTGCGCGGCCAGGCCGTACATGGAAAGCACGTCCGCCTCCACAATCTTCCCCCCGCAGAAGCTGATGAGCTGGTCCAGCGCCGACTCCGCGTCACGCATGCCCCCATCGCAACCCCGCGCAATCGCCTGCAGAGCCGCCTCCTCCACCTCCACCCCCTCGGCCTTCGCAATGCGCGCCAGTTGCTGCACTATCAGCAGGGACGGTATGCGCCGCAAATCAAACCGCTGGCACCGCGACAAAATGGTGGGCAGCACCTTCTCCGGGTCCGTCGTCGCAAAGAAAAACTTCACATGCGGCGGCGGCTCCTCCAGCGTCTTCAACAAGGCGTTGAACGCCGAGGTCGAAAGCATGTGCACCTCGTCTATGATGTAAATCTTGAAACGCGACGCCGCCGGCGCGTATTTCACCGTCTCCCGCAAATCGCGCACCTGCTCCACGCTGTTGTTGCTCGCGCCGTCAATCTCCAGCACGTCCATCGAGCGCCCCTCGGTGATCTCCACCACCCGGGGGTCGTCCTCGCGAAAATCCACCCTCGGCCCGTCCGTGCAGTTCAGGCACTTGGCAAAAATCCGCGCAATGGTCGTCTTGCCGGTGCCCCGCGGCCCGCAAAAAATGTAGGCATGCGCAATGCGGTTTTGCTGGATTGCCTGCGCCAGCGTGCGCGTCACATGCTCCTGCCCCACCACATCGCTGAAACGCTGCGGGCGGTATTTGCGTGCTAAAACCTGGTATGCCATGAAATCACCGGACGCCCCGCGGGGCGTTGCCGCCTCCGCCTCGAGTTAATCTAAAAAGAAATGCCAGGGTGACCACGGCGCATGCTGAGCATACTACCGCTGCTGCCTTCCGGCCCTCACGGGGTTTGTAAGTCCGCATTCCATGGGCCCTGGCAAATTCCCAAAGTCACCCCCTCATTTAGCCCCACCGGCCCACCCCCCGCAAGCCCTTATTTGCGCCCGCAAAATTTCCTTTTACCCCTTGCCCGCCGGGCTACACTTCCGGCCCGATGGCTTCAGAAACACAACTGACTCCCATGATGGCGCAGTATCGCCGCATCAAAAGCGAGCTGCCCAAGGATGCCCTGTTGCTGTTTCGCCTCGGCGACTTCTACGAAATGTTCTTCGATGACGCCAAAACCGGCGCCGAAGTCTGCCATCTGGCCCTCACCCGCCGCCAGCAGGTCCCCATGTGCGGCATCCCCTACCATGCCGCCTCCGGTTACATCGCCAAACTCCTCCGCGCCGGCCACAAAGTCGCCATTTGCGACCAGATGGAAGACGCCCGCCCCGGCCATCTGGTCAAACGCGAAGTCACCCAAATCCTTTCCCCCGGCACCCATTTCGACGAACGCCTCCTCCAGGCCGAGCGCAACAATTTCCTTGCCTCCGTCTATCCGCTCAACGGCCGCTTCGGCGTCGCCGTCGTGGACCTCACCACCGCCAGTTTCCGCGCCACCGAATTAACCTCGGAAACCGAACTCACCGCCGAACTCGACCGCCTGGCCCCCGCTGAAATCATCGTGCCCGCCGAAGCCGCCGCCCTCCAGACCCTCCTCCGCCCCCTTCACCGCTTCCTCAACGGCTACGAAGACTGGGTCTTCGCCCCGGAAACCGCCGTCCACACCGTCCGCGAACATTTCAAGGTGGCCACCCTCGATGGTTTCGGCCTGCGCGGCCATCCCGCCGCCGTGGGCGCCGCCGGCGGCGCCTTGCATTACCTCACCCAGCACCTCCGGCGCGACGTCTCCCACCTCACCACCCTTTCCTATTACCAAACCAGCGAGTTCCTGACTCTCGACGCCACCACCCTCCGCCACCTCGAAGTCCTGGAACCCTTGCACCGCGACGCCCCCAAAGCCGCCACCCTCCACGGCGCCTGCAACCGCACCCGCACCCCCATGGGCGCCCGCAGACTGCGCGACTGGCTCTCCCAGCCCCTCGCCAATGCCACCGCCATCCGCCGCCGCCAGGACGTCGTCGCCGCCTGGGTGCAAAACCCGCCCCTCCTCGAACAATTCCGCGAACAGCTCGAAGACATCCGCGACCTCGAGCGCACCCTCAGCCGCCTGAGCACCGGCGCCGGCAACGCCCGCGACCTCCTCGCCCTGCGCCTCGCCCTCCTCCGCCTCCCCGCCCTGCGCGAGGTTTTGCGCCAGCTTATTGAGGCCCAATCCCGCGCCAGCGAGCCCACCCTCCTGCCCCCGGAGCCGCCGCCCCCGGACCAGCCCCCCTCCCTCCTCGAGGAGCTGACCGCCCAGATTACCGAGCTGCCCGCCGTCGCTGACCTCATCGGCCGCGCCATGGTGGAAGACCCGCCCCTCGCCTTGAAAGAAGGCGGCCTCATCCGCGACGGCTTCAACCCCCAGCTCGACGAATTGCGCAACGCCATGCGCGGCGGCAAAGACTGGATTGCCCAATTGCAACAGCGCGAAATCGAGCGCACCGGCATCGCCTCCCTCAAAGTGCGCTTCAATTCCGTCTTCGGCTACTACATCGAAATCACCAAGGCCAACCTTGACAAGGTGCCGCCTGAATACCAGCGCAAACAAACCATCGCCAACGGCGAGCGCTTCATCACGCCCGAACTCAAACAAATGGAGGCCAAAATCCTCGGCGCCGAAGAACGCGCCGCCCGCCTGGAATACGAGCTTTTCCAGGAGGTCCGCGGCGAAGTCCTCCGCCATCTGCCCACCCTCCAACAAACCGCCGCCGCCATCGCCCAACTGGACGTGCTGGCCACCTTCGCCGAAAACGCCCGCCTCTTCCAATACTGCCGCCCCGACGTCCGCGACGAAGGCATCCTCTCCATCCGCGACGGCCGCCACCCCATGCTCGAACAAACCCTGGTGGAAGAACGCTTCGTCCCCAATGACGTCTTCCTGGACGGCACCACCCGCCAAATCGCCCTCATCACCGGCCCCAACATGGCCGGCAAAAGCACCTACCTCCGCCAGGTCGCCCTCCTCGTCCTCCTCGCCCACACCGGCTCCTTCATCCCCGCCACCGAAGCCCGCATTGACCTCGTGGACCGCATCTTCACCCGCATCGGCGCCAGCGATGACCTCGCCCGCGGCCAGTCCACCTTCATGGTCGAAATGAGCGAAACCGCCAACATCCTCAACAACGCCACCCGCCGCAGCCTCATCATCCTCGACGAAATCGGACGCGGCACCAGCACCTTCGACGGCCTCAGCCTCGCCTGGAGCATCGTCGAACACCTCCACAACGTCGTCGGCGCCAAAGTCCTCTTTGCCACCCATTACCACGAACTCACCGAACTGGCCGCCCGCCTCCCCCGCCTCGCCAACTTCAACGTCGCCGTCCGCGAATGGCACGACAAAATCCTCTTCCTCCGCAAAATCGTCGAAGGCGGCACTGACAAAAGCTACGGCATCCAGGTCGCCCGCCTCGCCGGCGTCCCCAAGGCCGTCATTGACCGCGCCAAAGTCATCCTGCGCAACCTCGAAGAATCCGAGCTTACCCCCGAGGGCAACGTCCGCCAGCCCGCCCGCCAGCGCGCCGAACGCGAAAAACTTCAGGCCCTCGAACCCAATCCCCAGCTCGACCTCTTTGCCTCCAGCTAAACTTCGCCCCCACCCCGACCCGCGCCCCCCATGGACTCCTCCCCCATCCAATGGCCCATTGACGGCGTCCTCGACCTGCACTCCTTCCGCCCCCAGGACGTCGCCGATGTGCTCCAGGAATACCTCGCCCAATGCCGCGCCCGCGGCATCCTCCAAGTCCGCGTCATCCACGGCAAAGGCCAGGGCGTCCTCTGCCGCACCGTCCACGCCCTCCTTGCCCGCCTGCCCGAAGTCCAAAGCTTCGCCCTCGCCACCCCCGCCTTCGGCGGCCACGGCGCCACCATCGTCCACCTCCAACCCCTGCCCTAAATCGGGACCGCCACGCGCCCTCGACCCCGGCCCGCCATGGCATTCGCACGCTTGCCGTCCTCAAACCCCGGGCGCATACTTCCCCCATGCAATTCCACACCAACCCGCTCTGGATGCTCGCCGCCATGCTGGCAACATGGACCCCGGCACTGCCGGCCGCCCAGCGTGAAATCCCGCCCGCCTTCGGCCCCTACCTCAACCTCAAGGAGGCGGACTTCACCGGCACGCGCAGTTTCACCGCCAAGGACAAAATCGTGGCCACGTACTACTTCTACTGGTACGACATCTACACCAAAAGCCACATCATTGACCACGACGGCACCGACGCCCTCACCACCCACCCGCCCACGCTGGAGGATTTCTCGTACCAATCCATCGCCTGGCACAAAAAGCAATTTCTCGACATGCAGGAGGCCGGCATTGACGTGGCCCTGCCGGTGTTCTGGGGCGCCCCCAGCGAGCAGGACCCCAAAGCCGGCCTGCACTGGAGCTACGAAGGGCTGAAGGTCATGGTCCAGGCGCGTGATGAACTGGTCAAAGCCGGGAAAAAACCGCCGCTCCTCGGCCTCTTCTATGACACCAGCACCCTGCAATTCAACCAATGGGGCGTGCATGTGGATTTAACCACCGACTACGGCCGCCGCTGGTTCTACGCCACCATCCGCGACTTCTTCTCCATGGTGCCGCCGCGGCACTGGGCCATGATTGACGGCAAACCGCTGGTGCTGCTCTACGCCGCCGCCTTCGCCAAAGCCCATGACCAATCCTGCGTGGATTATCTCATGGAACAATTCCCCAAGGATTTCGGCGGACGCCGCCCCTACTTTGTCCGCCAAAACTCATGGAATGTGAAAGCCGACAATACCGTGGCCTGGGGTGGCGCGCTGGGCCTGGTCAACCCCGGCGTGGCCTCCCTTGGCCCCGGCTATGACCATTCAGCCGTGCCGGGACGCACGCCGCTGGTCGTGGACCGCCGCGGCGGCAAGTTCTACGAGGAGCAATGGCTCAAATTCCTCCGCCGGCCATCCAATATCGTCACCCTCGAAACCTGGAATGAGTTCCATGAAGGCACTGACATCTGCGAATCCCGCGAGTACGGCCGGCAATACATCAACCTGACTAAAAAGTACGTGCGCCTCTTCAAGCAGGGCTATGTGCCGCCGTGGCCCAAGGGCGCCTATGACAAGGCGCGCTCGGTGAGCATGCTGCTGGCCGAAAAAAACACCGAACGCGGTTTGCAGTGGGTGGAAAATGATGACGGCAAAACCACCCCCGCCACCGCCGGCGGTCTGCCCTGCCGCGCCGCCCAAATCACCCCCAAGGGCGGCACCTACATCTATTTTGTGGTGGATGAATCCTTCAAAAAACCCGGCAAGTTCCAAGGCACTGTGGAGGTGGAGTACTTTGACGCCGCCCCGGGCGCGCTGGGTCTGGAGTACGACGGCAGCGACCCCAACGCCCCCTTCAGCGGCGCCTACACGCGCGCCAAAGAAACTGTGAAGCTGGCCGGCTCCCAAACGTGGAAGACCGCCCAATTTCAGCTCACCGACGCCCGCCTGCTCAATTCACAAAACAAAGGCGCCGATTTCCGCCTGGTGGTCCAAGCCTCCGCGCTCATGGTCCGCCGCGTGGAATTGCGCAAACCCTGAATCCCCCGCTTAGCGGCCCTCCTTGGCCTCGCGCACAATCCGCGCATACTCGCCTGCCAGCCGGCTTAATTCCGCCCAGTTGGCGTCGCGCAGGATTTCCTTGGTAATCAAAGACGAGCCAATGCCCAGCGCCGCCGCCCCGGCTTTGATGAACTCGGCCGCATTTTGCAAAGTGACCCCGCCGGTGGGCACCATTTTCAAATGCGGCATCGGCGCCCGCAACGCCCGGAGATAAACAGGGCCAAGATTATCTGCCGGAAATATTTTCACAAAATCCGCGCCCGAAGTGTGGGCCAGTTGCGCCTCGGTGGGCGTGTACGCCCCCAACATGCAGACCCGTTGCGCGCCCCGCGCCGCCGCCGCCACCTCCACCTTGGTGATGGGCGACACCACAAACTCCGCCCCCGCGTCCAACGCCGCGCGCGCCATGGCCCCATCCAGCACCGACCCCATCCCCACAATGGCATGCTGGCCCAGGGACTTGATGACGTTTTTCATCACATTCACCGCGTCCGGCACGGTCATGGTGATTTCCAGAATGCTCACCCCCCCTTTGACCAGCGCCTCACACAACGGAACCACTTGCTCCGGCTGCTCCGCGCGGATAACGGCCACCACGCCCAGAAAATGAATGTCCGAAATAATTTTGGCCTTCGATCTCATGGCGCGTTGATTCTCAAAATCCTCTCCGCCGAGGCAAGCCAAAAACCAATGCCCCCCTTTTCAAACACCTCCCCCCATGCCACGGCATCAGCAGGCGGTTCACCCGCCTCCGCCCCGGCATGCCGGCAATCCATTCCGCCTTTTTTTCGACGCGGCCCGCATAATCCACTTGGCCGGGGCCATCGCTTTTGCTACGCTGCCGCCATGCCAGAGATTGCCAACTATGTGAGCCACGGGGCGCGGCTGATTACACCCGTCATCATGGAAAAAGTGCTGCGCCAGCTCCCCATGTGGAAAATCGAATTCACGCAAATTCAAGCGCCCAAGTACCCCCACCTGGTGACTCAACTGGAGTTTCTGGTGGACGCCGTGGAAGACTTCGCCGAGGGCGCGGACAAGGAGCTGCCCTATGTGGCCGTGGCCGAGGCCCTCTTTGCCCTCATGTACGCCCACAAAAAAGTGGACATCATCCCCGACTTCATGGCCACCCTCGGCCATGCCGATGATTCCAGCGTCGTGCGCGCCGCCCTCATCCAGAATGAAAAGGCCTTCGCCGCCTACGCCCAGCGGCACAAACGCGACTGGAAACGCATCACCAGCAAGCCCTGAAACTCACCCCCCCGGGCTGCCCCCGCGCGGATCCCGCGCGGCCAGAAAAGCCGCCAGCTCCGCCGCCATTTTCCCCCCAAAACCGGGCACCTCCGCAATCTCCTCCACCGTCGCCCGCCGCAGCCGCTGCACCGAACCAAATTTCTTGAGCAGCGCCGTCTTCCGTTGCTCGCCAATGCCCGGAAATTCATCCAAAATGCTCTCCGAGATCTTCCGCAGCCGCAACTGCGCATTATACGTGTTGGCCACCCGATGCGACTCATCCCGCACCCGCTGCAACAGCTTGAGCGCCCCGCGGTCATGCGACAGCCGCAGCGGCGCCGCCTCCCCCAGCCGGTAAATCTCCTCAAACTCCTTCGCCAGACCAATCACCGGCACCTGCCCCAAACCCAGCGCCTGCAGCTCCTTCACCGCCGCATTCAACTGCCCCTTTCCCCCGTCAATCAAAATCAACTGCGGCAACTCCCCCGCGCCCCCCTCCCGCAGCAGCCGCGTGTACCGCCGCCGCACCGCCTCCGCCATGCACGCAAAATCGTCCTGTCCGGTCACCCCCTTGATTTGATAGCGCCGGTACTGCGCCCGCTCCGGACGCCCCTCCCGAAACCGCACCAGCGACGCCACCGCCAGCGTGCCGCTGATGTTGGAAATGTCAAAACCCTCGATCACCCGCGGCGGCTCCGCCAGCCCCAGCGCCGCCGCCAAATCCGCCAAATCCGCCTCCGGATTCAGCGCCACCGGCAGATTGTGCGGCGTGCGCGTGAACGTCCGCGTCTTGCGCGTCGTCTCCTGCAGCGCCGTCCACAAATCCCGCAGCTCCGCGGCCC
This is a stretch of genomic DNA from Fontisphaera persica. It encodes these proteins:
- a CDS encoding YkvA family protein, translated to MPEIANYVSHGARLITPVIMEKVLRQLPMWKIEFTQIQAPKYPHLVTQLEFLVDAVEDFAEGADKELPYVAVAEALFALMYAHKKVDIIPDFMATLGHADDSSVVRAALIQNEKAFAAYAQRHKRDWKRITSKP
- a CDS encoding excinuclease ABC subunit UvrC, with translation MPVSDALRQKLAQLPHKPGVYLMKDRFGTVIYVGKARDLRKRVSSYFQPSRRMAWDLKLQALVEAIHDVDVHVVRSEPEALLLEGRLIKEFKPRYNISFRDDKRFPMIKVNLQDPIPRFTLTRLRTDDGARYFGPFPSGRALRTTMTLVRRQFNLRGCRPLQPGPADYKHCLYGHLKFCTAPCIGNVTLEQYRAQVLAACEFLAGQCDELSAKLEQEMRAAAQKLEFERAAELRDLWTALQETTRKTRTFTRTPHNLPVALNPEADLADLAAALGLAEPPRVIEGFDISNISGTLAVASLVRFREGRPERAQYRRYQIKGVTGQDDFACMAEAVRRRYTRLLREGGAGELPQLILIDGGKGQLNAAVKELQALGLGQVPVIGLAKEFEEIYRLGEAAPLRLSHDRGALKLLQRVRDESHRVANTYNAQLRLRKISESILDEFPGIGEQRKTALLKKFGSVQRLRRATVEEIAEVPGFGGKMAAELAAFLAARDPRGGSPGG